Proteins encoded by one window of Anopheles maculipalpis chromosome 2RL, idAnoMacuDA_375_x, whole genome shotgun sequence:
- the LOC126556131 gene encoding nuclear pore glycoprotein p62, with protein MNFSFGTPTTTTASTGGFSLGAPATSTATAGFSFGTTPTFGATGASAPAPTLSLNPTAATTTTPAPGGLGTLSFGASLGNAGTAATASSAATAAQPTAAALPTFGSLGAGTPQLGAGATTTSLALPTANQPAGGSTPGINLLGGSMAQPATTTTAAAPLTLGGFGLSKPAEQNTLSLGATTTVTTAPASTTNTAATTTGASSGLAASLTTNTQTTQSATVAGNQQLKFFQLEEFINKWTLELEEQEKLFTNQATQVNAWDNMLLANGEKIVALNKAVMKVKAEQNAMEQELEFITAQHTELEECIVPLEQELSRIGQIDLERGQTYSMAETLDSQLKQMYEDLKEVIEHLNDANKYTDPNDPLVQIGKILNAHMNSLQWIETSTTSITNRLEEINKMHETLRKDNERSFRLTYYDQ; from the coding sequence ATGAACTTCTCATTTGGGACGCCCACAACTACAACTGCCTCTACGGGAGGTTTTTCTCTCGGTGCACCAGCTACCAGTACAGCTACAGCAGGATTTTCCTTCGGTACAACACCAACGTTTGGTGCAACCGGAGCGTCCGCACCAGCACCGACACTGTCGCTCAATCCTACggcggcaacaacaacaaccccaGCACCTGGTGGACTAGGTACTCTTTCGTTTGGAGCGTCACTTGGCAATGCTGGTACAGCCGCTACTGCTTCATCCGCTGCAACAGCCGCACAACCAACGGCAGCAGCGCTACCAACTTTTGGTTCACTCGGAGCGGGGACCCCACAACTGGGAGcgggagcaacaacaacctcTCTCGCCCTACCCACCGCTAACCAACCAGCCGGTGGATCAACACCCGGCATCAATCTACTGGGCGGATCTATGGCCCAACCAGCCACAACAACTACCGCAGCAGCTCCATTAACGCTTGGTGGATTCGGCTTGTCCAAACCAGCGGAACAAAACACTCTTTCGTTGGGTGCCACAACCACGGTCACGACCGCCCCAGCTTCTACCacaaacacagcagcaaccacTACTGGAGCAAGTTCCGGATTAGCCGCTAGCCTGAcgaccaacacacaaacaacgcaGTCGGCAACCGTTGCCGGTAATCAGCAGCTTAAGTTCTTCCAGCTGGAGGAATTCATCAACAAATGGACGCTCGAGCTAGAGGAGCAAGAGAAGCTGTTTACTAACCAAGCCACGCAGGTGAACGCCTGGGACAATATGTTGCTCGCCAACGGGGAAAAGATTGTCGCCCTCAACAAAGCAGTCATGAAGGTGAAAGCCGAGCAGAACGCGATGGAGCAAGAGCTAGAGTTCATTACCGCACAGCACACCGAACTGGAGGAGTGTATCGTTCCCCTCGAGCAGGAACTATCCCGTATCGGGCAAATTGATCTGGAGCGTGGTCAAACGTACTCGATGGCAGAAACACTTGACTCACAGCTGAAGCAGATGTACGAGGATCTGAAGGAGGTGATAGAGCATCTGAACGATGCAAACAAGTACACCGATCCAAACGATCCGCTCGTACAGATTGGCAAAATTCTAAACGCACACATGAACTCGCTGCAGTGGATCGAAACTTCCACCACCAGCATAACGAATCGACTGGAAGAGATTAACAAAATGCACGAAACGTTGCGAAAAGATAACGAGCGTTCCTTCCGTTTGACGTACTACGATCAGTGA